From the Candidatus Cloacimonadota bacterium genome, the window TTGTTTGATCTCGATCAGAGTTTCTTTGACCTGAAGGGGAAATGTAAAGAGAAAAATTCCGTAAATTGCGAAAAATAGGATAACAACAATAATCGCGGCTGAAAGCGGTTTCATTTTTTGTTTTCCAAGTAGGATCTCAAGATCAGGGAAGCGGCGATCTTATCTATAACTTTCCTGCTCTCTCTCGGATCTTTTCCCATATTTTTCAGGGCTTCATTTGCTTCCACGGTTGTGTATCTTTCATCAAAAAATTCAACCGGAACAGGAACTTTTTTTTCTAATTCTTCCGCAAATTTCCTGACTTCGAGAGTTTTCTGGGAATCTTTTCCTTCCAGATTCAGAGGTAATCCTAAAATAATTTTTCCCACATTTTCCAATTTTATTATTTCATTCAACTCGACAAAAAGTGAATCATCCGAATTTGTTAGAACTTTATATGGTCTGGA encodes:
- the ruvX gene encoding Holliday junction resolvase RuvX — protein: MSLFRIMGIDYGEVRIGIALSDPLQIISRPYKVLTNSDDSLFVELNEIIKLENVGKIILGLPLNLEGKDSQKTLEVRKFAEELEKKVPVPVEFFDERYTTVEANEALKNMGKDPRESRKVIDKIAASLILRSYLENKK